ACGTAACACTGTCCTCATCACAGATACTTTCGTAATCTTCGGAAGCGTACTGATCGACAAGAGACTCTGCCATGGTTGTGGTCGACACACTCGCTTCGTCAGAAACGGTTGACTCAGCCACTGGTTCCGGCAGACATTGATTAACTACAAATACATTGAATTTCGACAAGCTGGTTGAAGCGATTTGAATGCCTTCTTCAAGATCAACCGTTAAGGAACGGTTTACGCTCCGCTCATGGTTGTCCAACCGATCTTCAAATATCAACGAATGCGTAGACATCTGGGTAGAGTGACACTTTTGTTGACCATAATGTAGTCGGCAAATCTCTCGCGTCATTTCTACCGTATCCAGGCACTGGTTATATTCACTGATGAATTTTAAAAGTTCTTCATATTGATACACCAACCATTGTATAGCTCGATCGTCGATATGTTTTTGCTGACTGAAATTATAATCAGAATTGCTTCGAACAATCTACCTTTCTAATAGCAAACAAACTGTATCACACTTACTCTACGGCAGTTTTGACGATTTTTTCCATCTCCTTCATGATTCGGgatttttcttgttgcatTCGGCAAGTTACTTCGCGCTCCAGCTTTGTCCTATAGTAGCAGGCCATTTTGCACAGCATATCCTTGGCCTGTTTTCGTACCTTCCGACACACAAACTCTCCCCATACTTTTCTGGCTTCGGCATATCCACGGTGCAGGTCACCTTTCTCTTCCCAGAATCGTTGCTCCAGTGTTTTTTCCATCTTCCTCAACAGTTCGTCATAGCGCTTACGCTCTTCGTCTCTTGCAATGTTAATTTTCTGACGATATTCGAATTTCAAAAAGTCCACCTCATCTGGACTGACGCTCTCTGCTGCAGTTTGCTTCACACGTTGCCTCCAATATCCGTCCACACGGTGAGAGATATTGCCGCCAATCTGGAGAATATGTTCATGAATCTGTCCGCGAATTGTATCGGATTCGTGTGGTGGAGACAATCCTTCCGGCAAGGCTATGCAATCTGGTTGCACTGCGGACCGCTGGCTTGGCTGCAAGGTGCCGACTACAACGCTCGCCAAATCAGGGCCTAGTTCGTTGGCCATTTCTGAAATCGTAGGAGCTGTGCCTGTTTGCAGAAAATATGTGCGACGACACAATTTTGAAGGTATCTTTTTCTTGCAGGAAGTCATCTTTGATATTTATGTTTGTACCACTGCTAGAATAATGCTGGAAGTTTTCGCCACACGTTTCTACACTCTCATATCACGAATATGATGGGTGTATTCTTTGGCAACCACTGTCACACCGGAAGTTTAGAACAATAAATACCATAACGATCTTTCCAAATAGAAGCACACTATCAACATTCAAGGCCTACTGCTATTAAAACTTTCCCCAATTTCCGATGCATTTCAGATGTCGATTTCAAATTTTcagcaatttaattttcactttcgGCAACAATTTTATGATTCATCATTTTCCAAGGATTCATTCTAAGCAAGGATTCTTGCTCTGTTTCTTCTCTTGttccttgttgttttttctcttgtcccaagatatttttttccagATTTACCCTTACGTTGGTCATCGCTTTGCATAGGGTACACACAAATAACTCCTTCCTCTGTTTCTATTTCCATATTAGTTAGTGACAGGTTAACCTTCCACCTTTGAATATAGTAAGATACGACTCGTGGAACCAATCGTTCCTAGCGTCTGATGATTTCTCCCCCAACATATGCCACTCATCCAAGTGTTACTGATATTGAATgccatattttaaattaatatcccCATGcatgtgttgttgtttaataAGAAATCACATGTTATGCATGCACAGAGAGGTTCACTCTCTTCCCGCAGTTTCACACCCGGTTTGCTCCAAGAGCACAACCCCAACATCAGCAAACTGGAAGTTATTAGTTACGGCTTTCCAATGGAAGTTCGGCACATCCGTGTCGACTGAACGTTCCGTCGAAGGAATCGAACCATGTCCACTTGTCTTCGTTACGGCGCTCCGTTatcaatgatgatgatgatgttgaagtAGGATAGTGCGGAGCAAGAGTTGCTTGTCTGCAGTGTTCTAGTGTTTCAGCACgcgcgttgttgttgctgaacTCAACTATGTAGGCGTCATTTTCTACCGACTATACATACTCCACACCCTTAGGATGTTCGTCGGTTATGATACGATGTTGTTTCACCTTCCAGTCTCACCCCAAACGCGGCTGGCCAAGATCAACAATACCGGTTAAGGAGACCATCCAACACTCCGCCTCCGAGTCCGATCTGTAAGGCTACACTTTACTTCAAACGCTCTCACCTTGAGATCCGGCTGACCCGTCGTACACCCGTCCTTCCTATTCAACCACAGCCGGGTTCCTTTTTCGGTAATTGAGCTACGCCACCGAGTGCGTCGACCTACAGCGTGTACCACCCAGCAACAGCCCTGTTCGTAGAACGTCAACACGCGGGGTAGGAGATTGATACGTAAACATCGTTTCACCGGCGCTTGTGGCTAAGCGGTATGCAAGGAACAATCTTTCGAAATACCctcccacatacacacatatatgTGTTCAGACATTTTCCGACAGCAAAATGGGATGGAGTAACACCACATCGACGGGATGAAATTTGCATTCTAATAGATGACGCTCATGACGGACAGATGGCACCTTTCCAGCTTGTGCATAACCAGGGAAGAAGGCACCGATCAAGACTTCCCGCTGCTAGTGCAATGCAGTCGAAGCATACACATAAGCAAATCCAATTCCAACCCCGATTGAACCAAACATATTGCTGATATGGTTCATTTTGAAGCGGCATTATTGTGCTACTATAATGACTAAATAACAAAGAAGTACTGTAAATTAGTTTCGGATTTGATTGTAGCAAACAGAAAGGTACACAAAATGTTTACGAAAACGAACGAAGATTATTATCATTGTTATCATTTGAAGCTACTGAATCTTCAGAACCGCAAGATGCTGATTGCGGTGCTGGCAATATTTGaccaataaattttaaactgcTAGCAGGACATCCTATGCATAGATGTAATACAACagtgcaacaacagcaacaaacatgCATGTGATAATTATTTGCTTATTATCCTTGCATTTATCCACCTTTAAGGacaacaaacaattgtttgtGCACATGTATTAGGAGCTGCAATTCAAAGCACGCTGGCTGTTACGTACGCAGCCAAATATTGTTCAACCGTCTCAATGCTGTGCATTTGAAATGACAGCATTCTCTGTCAAAAGAAACGTTGAGAATCAAATATTCGAATTTATTCATGCTTAACGAGACTGTGGATCGAGATAATGAAATCGTTTCATTTGTCGCTTATTACGTTCTATGTGGTACTATTATGTGgctttagtttaaaattgtatcaattACGTACGGCCAAATCTGACCATCTGTCTAACGGGTGGGTTTTTGATTACAAAAAATGGCAGTCGAAAGTTGGTGTCAAGGTGACAGCATCGTATCGGACAGCATCCCTTTTGTTTATAagcattttcaaaaattcgcaAATTCAAAAAgcaaattcaaaaaaataaaaaaacataaaaaaaaataataacaacaaaaatacaaaagaatCCATCAACGTCGAACCATATAGCGAAACAAGatggtaaaaattaaaatcctacaaacaaacattc
This Anopheles marshallii chromosome 3, idAnoMarsDA_429_01, whole genome shotgun sequence DNA region includes the following protein-coding sequences:
- the LOC128715009 gene encoding uncharacterized protein LOC128715009, which encodes MTSCKKKIPSKLCRRTYFLQTGTAPTISEMANELGPDLASVVVGTLQPSQRSAVQPDCIALPEGLSPPHESDTIRGQIHEHILQIGGNISHRVDGYWRQRVKQTAAESVSPDEVDFLKFEYRQKINIARDEERKRYDELLRKMEKTLEQRFWEEKGDLHRGYAEARKVWGEFVCRKVRKQAKDMLCKMACYYRTKLEREVTCRMQQEKSRIMKEMEKIVKTAVDQQKHIDDRAIQWLVYQYEELLKFISEYNQCLDTVEMTREICRLHYGQQKCHSTQMSTHSLIFEDRLDNHERSVNRSLTVDLEEGIQIASTSLSKFNVFVVNQCLPEPVAESTVSDEASVSTTTMAESLVDQYASEDYESICDEDSVTSTLEKVVIGGLTYAQPKYYKKVYNDMFRDVAMHWETLNPPEKSGVQDVSCSASSDDTKTIDSDSGRSEPSYRESYDPIAEMNDVLGLNEDVLPVEETILPEEFGELYDLSKSEEEISLVADRFAEQYIRATSDDFEAMFPKSSDAES